The genomic interval aattaaactttttcaaatctcaaaataaaattaatattaaaaaataatattttattttatttttattttattttatcttatctcatatcaattTACTGTTCAAACCTCTTATGACTTTTATAATTGATCTTTGCAATAATTATTACataatatgataatatgatGGCATTCATTAGAAACATCCCTGTGCATATTAGTCAGACAACGAAGGACATGACGTTATTGTGCTTAATGATTACCATGTCGGTGTCAAgatctagatatatatatatatatatatatatatatatttatataaaagaatcCAAGATCCTCACTTCCACCCATGAGCTCGGCAGCTGCTGTTttagtaggaaaaaaaaaattataattaacgtatatataaaattatgttaatttatgaaCTTAATTTTGTACAATATTTTATGGCTATAACAgttctttataatattatatatatatatatatatcgccaATAGCCctcccaaaaaataaacatattcaTGGTCTCTCGTGTACATCTTAGTACGGATAATATCTAGAGTACCACATCTCTAATTAATGCAAGACACACAAAAAATGTAGTTGACATGAATATGTTTAATGTAGCTGACatgatttctttatttatttgcatCGAACAGAGTGAATTTTCTTATGTTTAGATTGCATgttcttttccttccttttggGAGGGAGGAGATGAAAAAtcacacgaaaaaaaaaagtattgctATTATCTTTCTCCAATTATGTTGTTTACTGTGTCTTATTCACCTTATACTATTGTATGgtatcatgtgttttttttttttttttttttctcggcagTATGGTATCATgtgatttattaatatatatatatatatatatatattcaaaataaaataacgtctgcaaatataaaaatatgaagattgGAATCTTAGATTTGCTTTATCCATTTTACATTATAACTAAGGCGGcataatatttctaaaaaaacccttttaaattatcattctttatgtaatataatttttaaattatcatccaatattttaaaatcttatttttcagATTGTGACACGCAACCAATTTATGGTGTTATAAATGTTAATTGTGGTATAtgtttgatattttataattatttttgatataataaaatataaattttcataatttttaaatttctctaaGAAGTTGAGAGCCACGTCATAAATTGCCTTTTACAGCGAGACATTAATAGAATATCAGTaaagtctaaaaaaataaatccgaATCTCGGCTTCACGGAagctacgtttggatattgaattgagttgaaatgagttctttataaataataataaattgagttggtaaaataagttttatgaagctaatttatatgtatttgattattaaaatgagtttaaatatctttatgaaaatttaaaaaataatgtaagttTTATGTGTAAACATGTGTTgaattaaaaatgttataaatctcacgtataaagatgatttgagttgaaatgaatttaataatttaaaaattaaatatttaaatattaaattcaacttaaaattaaattaaattaatttcaataaaGTATAACAATCGGGCTTGAAGATTCCCGCAAAACAGAAACTCTGTTCCGTTGGACAGCAACATATAGATGTCTTTTGGCCACTTGGTGCTCCAGTCTGATAAAATAATGGCTTACAAAAAACAgacaaataaagaagaaaaataaaggtatCTTCCAATTTAGAAATTTCCACCCTGTCAAAGAGAGGATTAGAGAAGGAACTAGAGAGGTGGGTGGGGATTTGTTGTTGTTGCATAGgataagaaaaaacataaataaataaatctatgaGAAAAAAAGTTGTGGCTGTAATTTGCCGATCAATTCGTATCCCCACCTTCACTACCCAAAGGTCTTCAGTCGCTCtccagtctctctctctctctctctcctgcaaaGAGCATTTTGGCTGCAACTGATCAAATTGGTTGTaggatatgagatgaaataattttaaataaaagttaaataatttaaaaaatattattaaaatattatttttaatattattattattttaaaaaatttaaattgattattatattttgtatagaaatttaaaaaaattataatgatgagatgaaaccgtttctttattcaaaccgaataaaagattaatattcgcttggatagtgaaatgagatgaggtaattttagatgagttgaataaaatattattaaatattattttttaatattattattattttaaaatttaaaaaaactaatttttattatattttatgtaataatttaaaataatttacgataaaataagatgatttcTGTATCTAAATCAGTGCTAAATCCATATGCATGAAAAGGAAACTCACCCATGGCCCAACAAAGTgggaaaatgaataaataaatattatactaatctGATCATatcagaaagagaagaaaagataaatgCAAAATATATCCACCCCAAAATGAATCGCACTTTATTCTTGCTTATGGTTTAAAATCCTTCTTCACATTACCAAAATGGTAcagggaaaaaacaaaagataaggATTAATTACAATACCCCCCTTTTGTGCTCaacaacgagagagagagagaggatatggtctagttgagagagagagagagagagagagagactgtgtGTGTCTCGATTGAGgtgggttcttttttttttttttttttttggagatgtCAGGTGGAGGCTGTAGTATAGTATGGTTCAGGAGAGATCTGAGACTCGAGGATAACCCAGCACTGGCCGCTGGAGTGAGAGCGGGTGCTGTGGTTGCAGTCTTCATCTGGGCACCCGAGGAGGAAGGCCACTACTACCCAGGAAGGGTTTCAAGGTGGTGGCTTAAGAACAGTTTGGCTCACCTTGATTCCTCTTTGAGGAGCCTTGGCACTTTTCTTGTCACCAAGAGATCCACTGACAGTGTTTCCTCTCTTCTTGAGGTTGTCAAGTCGACCGGTGCAACTCAACTCTTCTTCAACCATTTATATGGTCTGTTTCTATGATTTCCTCCTGTTTTATGGAACATGTTGATTGACGTTGATTATACTTATTGTTGTCTTACGTTTttaccatttttcttcttttgagttttgtttaatttattactttcttattttgatttggGAATATGAACTTTTGGATGGCCAATTAACTCTGTTTACATTCTTAATTACCCAAGAAACTGTTTATATTCTTTAAAACCTCCAAGATTGTTTGTTATGGTGAATTTTTGGAATGGAGTGGGGTCGCTtttttctatcatattttgttttgggtAATTTATTGCTCATTAGATGTTTACAATATAATGGGTTTGATACTTGCTTTATGGGTGCCATCTATAtgatataaacatatatattgggatttttctttttcttcatccgTTTGTGTTCATCTTGTCCCCTTCCATCGGATAAGATCAATCACTTTCTTTTATATCTATTCATCTTTCTTAACCAAAGTTTTGAGCATCAAGAATTTATCTGTACTGAAAAGCGAAAAGGGTTTCTCTACTCTGCATAAAGGTATTCATATTCATCATCTGCTTACAGAATATCCAATTGTGGTTCAAGCCAACAGAATTCACTTTTCCATTTTAAATTTACTGGCTAATTTCTGTGTTTTAGACCCTTTGTCACTTGTTAGGGATCACCGGGCAAAGGAGGTTTTAAGTGCCCAAGGGATAGCTGTACGTTCCTTTAATGCGGATTTGCTCTATGAACCGTGGGATGTTAATGATGCTCATGGCTGCCCGTTCACAACTTTCGCCTCCTTCTGGGAAAGATGCCTTAGCATGCCTTATGACCCGGAGGCACCACTTCTCCCACCTAAGAGGATAATTTCAGGTCAATGTTCGTCCAAATCTCTATGTACTTTTATGAGGATGAAATCTTTGATTTTTTAACAAGAGATTGCATAttgaatttattcaaaatagCAAACCCCCTAATATGGGAAATCTTTTATGCTTGCTCCCAATTCTAATTAGGAAATTACTTGGAAAGTATCACAAACATTGGTAAAAATCAAGAGAACAAAATGGTTTATGTGGATTTCCAGTGGTGAAATCATCAAATTGTGTTAGGTTAGCTAATTAACGTGGCACATTGTGTGCTGACATTATTGAAGCTAATAAAAAGGACTTTACTGCAAAGATTGCAAGTTTTAAATGTCTAGACAGATTACAGTGCAGGTGGCATGATTAACAGATAACCCAGAGCATAAAAACGCGGTGAAACTTTTAACTGGCCTTCATAAGTTACCTATTGACCTCTGGTTGGGGCAATGGAGTACGTgtcagaaaaaattaaaaaactgataaaaaaaagttacctATTGAAACCTTTTCGAGCCTGTCTACCAAGTGATGCGTATTCTATGTCGTGTTCTTCCCTCTCATTTACTGAGGCAGCTTAGCCTACAAAATATCTGATGGATCTCAGAATGTCGCAACTCACCCTTGTGGCTAATACGACCATGTTAACATCTAAATGAAATACCTacttggaaataaaaaatagtaataagcTTTTCTACATTTAAAGTGGATAATATTTCTAAACAAAGTGGTTGCAGTTAACTCACGCTGTTATAATTCAGAAGTATGAACAGCAACCTTATGTGTCTCCAAACCTAATGTCTTTTCTTGCACCCTTCTCAGGTGATGTATCAAGGTGCCCATCAGATGCattaatttttgaagatgaatcaGAGAAGGGAAGCAATGCACTTCTTGCTCGAGCATGGTCACCCGGTTGGAGCAATGCTGATAAGGCTCTGACTACATTCATAAATGGGCCATTGCTAGAGTATTCTAAAAATCGCAGGAAAGCGGATAGTGCCACGACCTCATTCCTCTCTCCCCACCTGCATTTTGGGGAGGTGAGTGTGCGGAAAGTATTTCATCTTGTCCGCATCAAGCAGGTTCTCTGGgccaatgaaggaaacgaggcTGGTGAAGAGAGTGTAAACTTATTTCTGAAGTCTATCGGTCTTAGAGAATATTCAAGATACTTGAGTTTTAACCATCCTTACAGCCATGAAAGGCCTCTTCTTGGACACCTCAAGTACTTCCCTTGGGTCGTGAATGAAGGTTATTTTAAGGCATGGAGACAAGGTAGAACTGGTTATCCATTGGTGGATGCTGGCATGAGGGAGCTATGGGCCACTGGATGGTTGCATGATCGGATACGAGTAGTGGTTTCTAGTTTCTTTGTGAAGGTTCTTCAACTTCCTTGGAGATGGGGGATGAAATACTTTTGGGATACACTCCTAGATGCGGATCTTGAGAGTGATGCTCTTGGTTGGCAGTATATATCTGGTACTGTCCCTGATGGCCGTGACTTTGACCGAATAGATAATCCACAGGTGCGGATGGATGTACTTAGTTCTGGACAACTTGGTTCTGTTTCTGACCTTCCAGATACAACCACATCTTTAAATCTATGCTAATTCTGATTTACTCTTCTACATATTCTCTGGACTTTCCAATATAGATGTATATTACCTCAGATCAAGATTCTAGTTTTCCTAATCGAAGGCTTTTAAAGAATAACTTGTGTCCTAGCTTAACTTCTTGTCAGCCTCTGCACCTGTCTTTCTGAATGAGTGATATAGCAGAAATGTAGGAGACATGTTTGTGAGGTTATGCCTAGTAACCTGGTGAAGCCCTGAAGGACTGATCTAGTGGTATTCAAATTCATATCTGGGCTTATGTTCTTATGTTTGAAGTTAACAGTGTTTTTCCCTTTAGGAACCTGCATACTCTATAATATAGATAAGTTTCGGGGGCTTTCAGCAGGCTCCAGGTTCATGCTATAGTTGGTTTACATTCGGATTTTGCATGGCTCTTAAGTCTTAAtgcattgttttttttctttgtattcaAATTTAGTTCAAAAGATTTTGCCCATGGGCATGACCACATACATGACAGTAAGAACCTtgcatttcaaaatttatttatttttgataagtaagcatttcaaaatttatttttctgaaacaTTTCATATTAATCAAGGTTCCCCCGAATCTGCATTCAACTTTGAGAATGCAAAGTTGTGCAAGGAATATGGAGATAGAACTCTGAGAATGCAATCATAAAACATTGACATTTGACTCGTTTATTAATATTAGCTTTAGAGCTGCTTGTGGATGATAGACTTTTAGTAAGGAAATGTTTCAACTAGGTTATTATTTTCTGACAGTTTCAGGGTTACAAGTTCGACCCTAATGGAGAGTATGTACGACGTTGGCTTCCTGAACTTGCCAGGCTACCAACTGAATGGATACACCACCCGTGGAATGCACCAGAATCTGTACTCCAAGCTGCTGGAATTGAGCTGGGATCAAACTATCCTCTTCCCATTGTAGAGATAGACGCAGCAAAAGCTAGGTTGCAAGAAGCACTATCAGAGATGTGGCAGCAAGAAGCAGCATCAAGAGCTGCTATTGAAAATGGAACGGAGGAAGGGCTTGGAGAGTCTGATTCAACCCCGATTGCCTTTCCTCAAGATATACAAATGGAGGAAAATCATGAACCAGTGAGGAACAACCCCTCTACTACAATTCGTCGCTACGAGGATCAGATGGTCCCGAGCATGACTTCTTCTTTAGTGAGAGTGGAAGAGGAAGAGCCTTCTTTGGATCTTCAAAATTTGGCAGTAGATAACAGAGGTGAAGTGCCAACCAATTTAAATGGAAATCAAGAAGCAATGAGGAACACATTAAACCAACCAGTTCTTCAGACTGTTCGGAGAGACAACCTGGCACAATTTGGTACTCCAATAGTGCTCCAGAGTGCCCCTGAAGATTCCACGGCAGAATCTTCTAGTAGTAGTAGGCGAGAGAGGGATGGAGGTGTAGTTCCAGTTTGGTCTCCTTCAACTCCTAGCTACTCAGAGCAGTTTGTGGGTGATGAATCATACTTGCCAAGGCATCCTCAGTCTCACCAAATACTTAACTGGAGGCGGCTATCTCAAACTGGGTAAGAGCTCTTGAAGCATTGGTATAATGAATGTAATCTTCATTTCCATTCTGAACACAACAGCAATGAACAGTTTGTGCCTTGGGTTGTCTTGTTTTAGCAATCCCTTTTTGCTAATCAGCTTGAGAAAGTTATTGCCAACATGAAGTTGGTTTAGTTGCTCTCATATACTGAAGGTTTCTACTTTCTGATGTTATTGAGATCAAGATCAGGTTTATtttcctcatttgttttcagtatTTCCTAAAAGAAAATCCTCATAGTTGTCTAAATGTTTCTTTCCTCAACAGGTAGAACATCTATAGACAAGAGGACCAGTAGTTCGGAGGTGGAGATGAGTGTCATGCACAACTCTTGGCAAATGGGATGTTGAACCGGTATCCCACATATATCAGGCGCCACCTTTTGGTTTCACCGGACTGACCCAATCTGCAGCTAGCCGACCTACTTTGGATACGAGCAGCTCATCTGGCTGGCCGCTTTCCTTACTTTGTTGTACCATATATGTAGCTATGCTGTATAGTAAATGTTGTAAGGGGAGAATAGAGTAATAATAGGGTTGTGTAGTCCTCCAATAAACCAGGTTTGTTCTTTCTCAATTTACTGATTAGGCTGATATTCTATTCCAATTTATGTTTTTGTCATTCCATTGCAACATCCACGGCTGCATTAGCTATATAGATGTAAAttcaaattaagtaatgatatacataaGACCTTTCTTTCAACTTTCTTTTAAATGGACGAcagttgagttaaaaaaaacaaaagagtatttttaatgagatttcctatcacattaattaattgtaaaatgAGTTATATGGATACAATAGAGCTTGAAAACTTATAAAGGAGCTTCTTATGTCCTCTCCCTTTGGTACATTGCTACCTTGATCTGGACAGACACTTGCAGATTGTTTTCTTCCTAGTTCCTAGTCTgcttaattctttttattttctgaaaagctaaatATAATgggacaataaaaaaaaaaaaaaaaaaaaaaaaaaaaaaaaaaaaagaataagtatTGGACAATGATTTGAATTTAATATAATCCCTTTTTAAGTAATGTAAAAGAAAGGAAGGGCATTGAATTGCATTTGCGCCTCGTCTTTTTGCTCGATTCCGAAAGGAATTCCAATTTGCAGCAAGTTAGAGCATTAGcaaatgtaaatgtaaaatttgtataatataacatgattttatatttggTTATTCCACTCGAAAATTTATTCTCACATTAGATCATCtatctattagtcaaaataataataatatattatcaatttaataatatttttttctaaattaagagctATATAGAAATACATTAATAAAAGTGCATAGcaatatttttagaatgcaacaaatatattctaaatatttaacaatGCCATTAAAAAATACGCATCTGTCTATTACATTTTTacctaaaacaaaatccattaatttctttttgtttccagCTCAAATCTCAGCTCTGGCAGCActaaaacaaagaacaaaaccctccctccaaaaaaaatcctaaatctgAAAGATTGAACCCAGCAATaacaggcaaaaaaaaaaaattgaaacgaaataaatggtggagaagaaaagcaaaggaacgaaataagaaattgagaaatattggtGCAGAAGAAAAGCAAATGAAATAGCTAGtacctgaaaatattttttaatcaatttagaaaataatagtgaatggaaaataaataatattagggctcatttggataataaaaatatctcaacatatCTGTTAATAGTAacgaaatggtttgaattaaaatattttattggattttgagaaaggtgggataaaaagttaaattcaaatattataaagttaacaaattatttgaatataatttattcatattatttttgttttgaaatttgaaaaagtagtattatttttttgtattttgtttgagagtttgaaaaaattgtaatcattaggtaatgattagatgaaaaagttgaatatttaaaattaaaaaatattatgtttgagtgatatttggaaagaaaatatatgataatatttgagaatacttTATATATGTTGTGTTGCCAAATTGGACCTTGAAATATCTTAGCATATTTGTGAATATTaagtaataaaatggtttatgaataatagttaaataatttgagttaagatattttattgtattttggaaaaggagataaacaaacttgaataaaactattataaagttacaaattttttgaatataatttttgttttaaaatttgaaaagattgtattattttttgtgttttgtaattttatttgagagtttgagaaaattgtaataactaaataaaaattaaatgaaaaaatttaaaattaaaagggaaaatgttaaatatatttaagaaaaacttacaaaaaatttacttctctacatgtcaattattgatatgttaaaaatcatgaaatttgaaatttaaaataaaactaataaaatgagttttgtaagtaaaaaatataagtaaaattgtaaatacatgtaatattatttaattaaaaaatattttatatttaaattatgtttgtaaatgaaaaatatgactTACAAAAGGGCGCCGTAGTCAAATGGTAGCATTTATTTCAACGTTCAAGATGGTCGTTGGGAATGGAATAAAAAGTCGAGCAAACCATCGAGTTACGGGATTAGAAGCCTCGAAACGGAGACGGCAGAAGCAAGACGCAAGAAGTCAACACGACTCAACAGCAAAGTGGTGgcctttctttttcattgttaTAAAAAACTTTCCATTGCCAAGACTGCCGAAACGGTTGTAAACTTGTAAATCATCACGGAAAACCATAGGCCTCGTTCGACTCTTCCTCCCTTTCACAAACTTTGTATAcatgatattttgtttttttcttttctctttttagaaAAGAGTTTCAAatgatctctctccctctccgttcctttttatttcttgttggaCCTTTTCCTtcgttttatatttttaattatcattaatttcttcGATTACTTGTGGGAactaataagaagaagaagcggCCGCAGCACTGCAGCAGCATAAACAACCAAAACAACTAGCTCGGCAATTTTTGGCTTCCAATTGGACTGGTGAGAGGAAATTTTTGATTGCCCAATTCCtgtctcaatttttttttttgtttggtgcCTTTCTGGAGACGGGGGGTTCTAAGCCTCTATTTTAAGGGGTTTTGTTTCATATGCATACCGACCGAGTATGTTTTTGACTGTGCAGCTTGTGAATTAGAGGAAGCTTTGTGATTTTGGGTTGTGGGTGGGTGGGTTGTTTTGAAACTTGGATTGGAGGTGACTATAGGAGTGGGATGTTCAAAGGGGctgttgagtatttttttatggataGGTTGTGTTGTTTCACTGCTACCTACTCTCAGGTAAGGATGCTTCTCTACTTCATGTCTTTCAGTGGTACTTTTATCATAACTAATATGCCATGTTGTGCGAAAGCTTAACCAAGAGGCTGGAAAGGCATGGTATTCAATTTTTGTGAGGGCTATTTGTGTGATTGATTGAGGAAGTTGTTTTAGGTGTTCCAATTTTCTTTTAGAGTTACAGACTATGGATGAATATGATAATTGTAATTTATTGAGTTGAATTAATCAGTTTTCACAGGTTATGGAGGCATTATTGATCATTCTTTGTTGTTTAATTACTTGTATAACTATGGTCTATGAGCATATCTGGTATATTTAAGTGCCTTAAAAATGTCCTCGAATACAAGTGATATATCCACTTGCTTCTTAGTCCAGAGTTAGACTCCTTTTTGCTGGGTTGCTGAAATTCTGTGCAAGAGGTTTTGAACGTGTTACACCATTAAGCCACTTAGTAGGATGGACTGATGCTCTGAATTGAACCAACTGTGTTTTGATGCTTAGGGTTAAAGGTTTAATCATATTAGTATCCAAGAGTCCTagggcttttggatcaatggttaggtctttaacaattggtatcagagtaggGACCACGTCACGGGTTTAAGTCATGGAGGGGGCAACCTATAGGCTGGATTAAAATGCATTGGTACTATATGAGCATAGTGTTAAGTCATTAAATACTGATAGATGAGGGGACGTCGGATTCGAAAGCGTGGTAGAATGTTATGATGTTGAGGGTTAAATGTTTcatcaaattagtatccaacagtcatagggcttttggatcaatggttgggtctttaacaaactCTATATTCTAGGACTCACAAGGCCTTCGGTATTTTTTCCTTTGTAGCAAGGTGGAGAGAAGGATCTTAAACATTGCCGCTGGCATAATTTAGAACTTTAGTGGCCCTTTTTCACCCTCCCCCTCTCTTGACCAACACACATATTCACATTCCTGAAAAGGTGTAGAAAAAGTAATATATACAGAATaagaggaaaaggaagaagCAATTTCCCATGATTGCTCAGAAAAAAGGCCCCATCTAGATAACTTTCAGTGCTTATCTGTATGAGATGATAATATGCTAATTATGTTAGTTatttctttcttaaattttcttccttttgtgtATAAATGGTTTAAAATTTGCAACtgcaaattattttcttttgtgccTCATGACTGTCTCTAAACCATGCTGGATTTATATTGGGGTTTATAATTTGTAGTTTTGTTATGTAGCTTGTAGGAGTGCGTTCCTCATCTAGCTCTGGTAAAGGAACAAGCCAT from Juglans microcarpa x Juglans regia isolate MS1-56 chromosome 4S, Jm3101_v1.0, whole genome shotgun sequence carries:
- the LOC121262869 gene encoding cryptochrome-1 isoform X1, encoding MSGGGCSIVWFRRDLRLEDNPALAAGVRAGAVVAVFIWAPEEEGHYYPGRVSRWWLKNSLAHLDSSLRSLGTFLVTKRSTDSVSSLLEVVKSTGATQLFFNHLYDPLSLVRDHRAKEVLSAQGIAVRSFNADLLYEPWDVNDAHGCPFTTFASFWERCLSMPYDPEAPLLPPKRIISGDVSRCPSDALIFEDESEKGSNALLARAWSPGWSNADKALTTFINGPLLEYSKNRRKADSATTSFLSPHLHFGEVSVRKVFHLVRIKQVLWANEGNEAGEESVNLFLKSIGLREYSRYLSFNHPYSHERPLLGHLKYFPWVVNEGYFKAWRQGRTGYPLVDAGMRELWATGWLHDRIRVVVSSFFVKVLQLPWRWGMKYFWDTLLDADLESDALGWQYISGTVPDGRDFDRIDNPQFQGYKFDPNGEYVRRWLPELARLPTEWIHHPWNAPESVLQAAGIELGSNYPLPIVEIDAAKARLQEALSEMWQQEAASRAAIENGTEEGLGESDSTPIAFPQDIQMEENHEPVRNNPSTTIRRYEDQMVPSMTSSLVRVEEEEPSLDLQNLAVDNRGEVPTNLNGNQEAMRNTLNQPVLQTVRRDNLAQFGTPIVLQSAPEDSTAESSSSSRRERDGGVVPVWSPSTPSYSEQFVGDESYLPRHPQSHQILNWRRLSQTG
- the LOC121262869 gene encoding cryptochrome-1 isoform X2, whose amino-acid sequence is MSGGGCSIVWFRRDLRLEDNPALAAGVRAGAVVAVFIWAPEEEGHYYPGRVSRWWLKNSLAHLDSSLRSLGTFLVTKRSTDSVSSLLEVVKSTGATQLFFNHLYDPLSLVRDHRAKEVLSAQGIAVRSFNADLLYEPWDVNDAHGCPFTTFASFWERCLSMPYDPEAPLLPPKRIISGDVSRCPSDALIFEDESEKGSNALLARAWSPGWSNADKALTTFINGPLLEYSKNRRKADSATTSFLSPHLHFGEVSVRKVFHLVRIKQVLWANEGNEAGEESVNLFLKSIGLREYSRYLSFNHPYSHERPLLGHLKYFPWVVNEGYFKAWRQGRTGYPLVDAGMRELWATGWLHDRIRVVVSSFFVKVLQLPWRWGMKYFWDTLLDADLESDALGWQYISGTVPDGRDFDRIDNPQGYKFDPNGEYVRRWLPELARLPTEWIHHPWNAPESVLQAAGIELGSNYPLPIVEIDAAKARLQEALSEMWQQEAASRAAIENGTEEGLGESDSTPIAFPQDIQMEENHEPVRNNPSTTIRRYEDQMVPSMTSSLVRVEEEEPSLDLQNLAVDNRGEVPTNLNGNQEAMRNTLNQPVLQTVRRDNLAQFGTPIVLQSAPEDSTAESSSSSRRERDGGVVPVWSPSTPSYSEQFVGDESYLPRHPQSHQILNWRRLSQTG